In Zunongwangia profunda SM-A87, the following proteins share a genomic window:
- the pgmB gene encoding beta-phosphoglucomutase gives MNQKAIIFDLDGVIVDTAKFHFLAWKKLANDLGFDFTKEQNEELKGVSRVDSLKKILNWGNRELTEDEFNRQMQLKNENYLSYVNKMDKGEVLPGVQKVLDYLNENNTPYALGSASKNARHILEKIDLKDGFNAIVDGTDVSKAKPDPEVFLIAAEKLNVAPQDCIVFEDSVAGIQAANKGQMTSIGIGDKKTLHEADYIFSDFTEISIEFLKNLLQK, from the coding sequence ATGAATCAAAAAGCTATCATATTCGATCTTGATGGTGTAATCGTAGATACAGCAAAATTTCATTTTCTGGCCTGGAAAAAACTGGCAAATGATTTAGGTTTCGATTTTACCAAAGAACAGAATGAAGAATTAAAAGGAGTAAGCAGGGTAGATTCGCTTAAAAAAATACTGAACTGGGGAAATAGAGAGCTTACCGAAGATGAGTTTAATCGACAAATGCAACTTAAAAATGAAAACTATCTATCTTATGTAAATAAGATGGATAAAGGTGAAGTGCTTCCAGGAGTTCAAAAAGTACTCGATTATTTAAATGAAAATAACACTCCCTACGCATTAGGATCGGCCAGTAAAAATGCTCGTCATATTTTAGAAAAAATCGATTTGAAAGATGGTTTTAATGCCATCGTGGATGGTACGGATGTAAGCAAAGCGAAACCAGATCCAGAAGTTTTTCTTATCGCTGCTGAAAAGCTGAATGTTGCTCCGCAAGATTGTATTGTATTCGAAGATTCTGTAGCCGGGATTCAGGCGGCAAATAAGGGACAAATGACCAGTATCGGGATTGGTGATAAAAAAACACTACATGAAGCCGATTATATCTTCAGTGATTTTACTGAAATCTCGATCGAATTTTTAAAAAATCTACTCCAAAAATAA
- a CDS encoding alpha-amylase family glycosyl hydrolase — translation MKRFIIAALAVTMLTACKNETSEKSVKKEDEKGKTLSPINDSILGQSVIYEANIRQYSPEGTFNEFTKDIPQLKELGVKVIWLMPVYPISSVKRKAADGRFAEEIEDPKEREKILGSYYAISDYTGINPEFGTLEDFQELVKTAHGNGMYVILDWVANHTGWDHVWIEEHPEFYTKNENGEIIDPINPDTGESWGWTDVADLNYDNKELWTEMRKDMRYWVEEQNIDGFRCDVAGEVPTEFWESAVEEMKQVKPIFMLAESEDKDLFEKAFDMGYNWEGHHILNAIAQGKQNAKDLSDYMKKIDTTYQEDDYLMNFVTNHDENSWNGTVNERMGNAAEVMTALSFTLPGMPLIYSGQEYDMQKRLRFFEKDTIPHQQNKFWPILSKLGTLKNESPALDGSKTEAGYSTIKNSDEDVIFSFKRQQNDDEVIFIGNLSDRKKEFNIDLEGQFIDYMNNEKVFVIEKNQKFQFSPWEYKILIIQ, via the coding sequence ATGAAACGATTTATAATAGCGGCGCTGGCAGTTACGATGCTTACTGCCTGTAAAAACGAAACTTCTGAAAAGTCGGTTAAAAAAGAGGACGAAAAAGGGAAAACATTATCCCCTATAAACGATAGCATTTTAGGACAATCGGTAATTTATGAAGCTAATATTCGGCAATATTCTCCTGAAGGTACTTTTAATGAGTTTACAAAGGATATTCCGCAGTTAAAAGAGCTTGGTGTAAAAGTGATCTGGTTAATGCCAGTGTATCCAATATCCTCTGTGAAAAGAAAAGCCGCAGATGGCCGGTTTGCAGAAGAAATTGAAGACCCTAAAGAGCGTGAAAAGATTTTAGGCAGTTATTACGCCATTTCAGATTATACGGGAATTAATCCCGAATTTGGAACTCTAGAGGATTTTCAGGAATTGGTAAAAACAGCTCATGGAAACGGCATGTATGTGATCCTGGATTGGGTAGCAAATCATACCGGCTGGGATCATGTTTGGATTGAAGAACATCCCGAATTTTATACTAAAAACGAAAACGGAGAGATTATAGACCCTATAAATCCTGATACTGGCGAGAGCTGGGGTTGGACAGATGTAGCTGATCTTAATTACGACAATAAAGAATTGTGGACTGAAATGCGTAAGGATATGCGTTATTGGGTAGAAGAGCAAAATATTGATGGTTTTCGATGTGATGTTGCCGGGGAAGTACCAACAGAATTTTGGGAATCTGCGGTAGAAGAAATGAAGCAGGTTAAACCGATTTTTATGTTGGCAGAATCTGAAGATAAAGATCTTTTTGAAAAAGCTTTTGATATGGGATATAACTGGGAAGGTCATCATATTCTAAATGCCATTGCACAGGGAAAGCAAAATGCGAAGGATCTGAGTGATTATATGAAGAAAATTGACACGACCTACCAGGAGGATGATTACCTGATGAATTTTGTTACCAATCATGATGAAAATAGCTGGAATGGAACGGTAAATGAACGAATGGGTAATGCGGCAGAGGTGATGACGGCTTTAAGCTTTACATTGCCGGGAATGCCTTTGATTTATAGCGGACAGGAATACGATATGCAAAAACGCTTACGCTTTTTCGAAAAAGATACTATTCCACATCAGCAAAATAAATTCTGGCCAATTTTATCGAAACTTGGAACATTAAAAAATGAAAGTCCGGCTCTAGACGGCTCGAAAACCGAAGCTGGTTATTCAACCATTAAAAATTCAGACGAGGATGTGATTTTTAGTTTCAAAAGGCAACAAAATGATGATGAGGTAATCTTTATAGGAAATCTTTCTGATCGTAAAAAAGAGTTCAATATTGACCTGGAAGGCCAGTTTATTGATTATATGAATAACGAAAAAGTTTTCGTGATTGAAAAAAATCAAAAATTTCAATTTTCTCCCTGGGAATATAAAATTTTAATAATTCAGTAG
- a CDS encoding glycoside hydrolase family 97 protein: MKKFITVITICISVFGLQAQELTSPNGNLEMKFSLKENGTPAYQLFYKGEEVIKTSTLGLELQDDSTSLMNEFEISDTKTSSFDKIWTPVWGEQAKIRNHYNELAVTLDQPSTDRKMIIRFRMFNDGLGFRYEFPQQENLVYFIIKEEHTQFAMTGDHTAYWLPGDYDSQEYDYTTSKLSEISSKFDEAWVGNASQTQFSKSAVQTALMMKTEDGLYINLHEAALKEYSLMNLNLDENSLVFESWLTPDAIGNKGYIQAPAVSPWRTIMVSDDATDILASNITLNLNEPNKIEDTSWIKPMKYVGVWWEMITGKSTWNYTDEFPSVKLGETDFENAEPNGKHGANTAHVKEYIDFAAENGFDGVLVEGWNVGWEDWFGHSKDYVFDFVTPYPDFDVEGIQKYAESKGVQMIMHHETSGAIRNYERHLDTAYQFMNTYDYPAVKSGYVGDIIPRGEHHYGQWAINHFLYAVKKAADYHIMVNAHEAVRPTGLRRTWPNLIGNESARGTEFQAFGGSKPNHVTILPFTRLIGGPMDYTPGIFEMDISKINPDNNSHVNSTLANQLALYVTMYSPLQMAADLPENYKRFPDAFQFIKDVALDWDESKYIEAEPGEYITVARKAKGTENWFVGNVNGTTPRTSKIKLDFLEDGKKYEATIYADAKDADYKTNPQAYKITKKSVISKSTLKLTSAPGGGYAISIFEKE; encoded by the coding sequence ATGAAAAAGTTTATTACAGTAATTACAATTTGTATTTCTGTTTTTGGATTACAGGCACAGGAATTAACATCTCCTAATGGTAATCTTGAGATGAAATTCAGTTTAAAAGAAAACGGAACTCCCGCATATCAATTATTTTATAAAGGAGAAGAAGTGATAAAAACCAGTACACTTGGTTTAGAACTACAGGATGATTCAACCTCTTTGATGAACGAATTTGAAATTTCTGATACAAAAACATCGAGTTTTGATAAAATATGGACTCCGGTTTGGGGAGAACAGGCCAAAATCAGAAATCATTATAACGAGTTGGCGGTTACCTTAGATCAGCCGTCAACAGATCGAAAAATGATCATTCGTTTCCGCATGTTCAACGATGGTTTAGGGTTTCGATATGAATTCCCGCAGCAAGAAAACCTGGTGTATTTCATAATTAAAGAAGAGCATACGCAATTTGCAATGACGGGCGATCATACGGCGTATTGGCTTCCGGGAGATTACGACTCTCAGGAATATGATTACACGACGTCTAAACTTTCAGAAATTAGTAGCAAATTCGACGAAGCTTGGGTTGGAAATGCCTCTCAAACCCAGTTTTCAAAGTCGGCAGTACAAACTGCTTTAATGATGAAAACGGAAGATGGATTGTATATCAATCTGCACGAAGCAGCTTTAAAAGAATATTCATTAATGAACCTGAATTTGGATGAAAATAGTCTTGTTTTTGAATCCTGGTTAACGCCCGATGCTATAGGGAATAAAGGATATATTCAGGCACCTGCAGTTTCTCCCTGGAGAACGATCATGGTAAGCGATGATGCCACTGATATTTTAGCATCCAACATTACCTTGAATCTTAATGAACCTAATAAAATTGAAGATACTTCGTGGATCAAACCAATGAAGTATGTTGGTGTTTGGTGGGAAATGATTACCGGTAAAAGTACGTGGAATTATACCGATGAGTTTCCATCAGTAAAATTGGGTGAGACCGATTTTGAAAATGCCGAACCTAACGGAAAACATGGTGCTAATACAGCGCACGTAAAAGAGTATATAGATTTTGCTGCCGAAAATGGTTTTGATGGCGTATTGGTTGAAGGATGGAATGTAGGCTGGGAAGACTGGTTTGGACATTCCAAAGATTATGTTTTTGACTTCGTAACTCCGTATCCGGATTTTGATGTAGAAGGAATCCAAAAGTATGCTGAATCTAAAGGGGTGCAAATGATCATGCATCATGAAACTTCTGGTGCCATTCGTAACTACGAGCGTCACTTAGATACCGCGTACCAGTTTATGAATACATATGATTATCCTGCGGTTAAAAGCGGATATGTTGGGGATATTATTCCACGTGGCGAGCATCACTACGGGCAGTGGGCAATCAATCACTTTCTGTATGCCGTAAAAAAAGCAGCCGATTATCATATTATGGTAAATGCGCACGAAGCGGTAAGACCAACAGGTTTACGCAGAACATGGCCCAATTTAATTGGTAACGAATCGGCCAGAGGAACAGAATTCCAGGCCTTTGGGGGGTCTAAGCCAAATCACGTAACCATTTTACCTTTTACCCGTTTAATTGGCGGACCTATGGATTACACACCGGGAATTTTTGAAATGGACATTAGTAAGATCAATCCTGATAATAACTCCCATGTAAATTCTACCTTGGCCAATCAGTTGGCACTTTATGTAACTATGTATAGTCCGTTGCAAATGGCAGCAGATCTTCCTGAAAATTACAAGCGTTTTCCAGATGCTTTTCAGTTTATAAAGGATGTAGCGTTAGATTGGGATGAAAGCAAGTACATAGAAGCAGAGCCGGGAGAATACATCACTGTAGCCCGTAAAGCCAAAGGAACTGAAAACTGGTTTGTAGGAAACGTAAATGGCACCACACCAAGAACATCAAAAATTAAGCTTGATTTCTTAGAAGATGGTAAAAAGTATGAAGCTACTATTTATGCAGATGCTAAAGACGCTGATTATAAAACCAATCCGCAAGCTTATAAAATCACTAAGAAAAGCGTAATCAGCAAGTCAACTTTAAAACTGACTTCAGCGCCAGGTGGTGGTTATGCGATAAGCATTTTTGAGAAGGAGTAA
- a CDS encoding MFS transporter, whose product MQKRRLSFWEIWNMTFGFLGIQMGFALQNANASRILQVFGAEVEHLSWFWIVAPVTGLIVQPIIGYYSDRTWTKLGRRRPFFLTGGILAAIGLVLMPNADLFIAIMPSLWVGAGMLMIMDASFNVAMEPFRALVADNLPSDQRTLGFSIQTVLIGIGAVVGSWLPYVLTNWFGFTNRAAEGEIPLNLLLSFIIGAVILVVSILITVFTTKEYSPEELEHFHAQEDKPGVLVPDEEKSKITDIFTDFVKMPHTMRQLSWVQFFSWFGLFGMWVFATPAIAHHIYGLPLSDSSSEAYQDAGDWVGILFGVYNAVSAVFAFFLPVIAKKVGRKNTHIISLIIGGAGLLSIYIMPNENWVILSMVGVGIAWASILAMPYAILAGAIPPRKMGVYMGIFNFFIVIPQIVNAIIGGPMVKYLYGGDPIYALMMSGVAFMIAAVLTLRIDDVDEEVAK is encoded by the coding sequence ATGCAGAAACGCAGATTAAGTTTCTGGGAAATCTGGAATATGACATTCGGATTTCTCGGGATTCAAATGGGATTCGCATTACAAAATGCAAATGCCAGCCGTATCCTTCAGGTTTTTGGTGCAGAGGTCGAGCATCTCTCTTGGTTTTGGATTGTCGCTCCTGTTACAGGTTTGATTGTTCAGCCTATTATTGGTTATTATAGTGATCGTACCTGGACCAAATTGGGGAGACGTCGCCCATTTTTCCTAACCGGGGGAATTTTAGCCGCCATTGGTTTGGTGCTAATGCCAAATGCCGACTTGTTTATCGCCATTATGCCGTCTTTATGGGTGGGAGCAGGGATGCTTATGATCATGGATGCGTCTTTTAACGTAGCCATGGAACCTTTTAGAGCACTTGTTGCCGATAATCTTCCCAGCGATCAACGAACCTTAGGCTTTAGTATACAAACGGTATTGATTGGTATTGGTGCTGTTGTTGGATCATGGTTGCCTTACGTATTAACTAACTGGTTTGGTTTTACCAATAGAGCCGCGGAAGGTGAAATTCCTTTAAATCTTCTATTATCTTTTATCATTGGTGCGGTTATTTTGGTGGTAAGTATTTTAATTACTGTTTTTACGACCAAAGAGTACAGCCCGGAAGAACTGGAACACTTTCACGCACAGGAGGATAAGCCAGGAGTCCTAGTTCCTGATGAAGAAAAATCTAAAATCACCGATATTTTTACCGATTTTGTAAAAATGCCTCATACGATGCGTCAGCTTAGTTGGGTGCAGTTTTTCTCATGGTTTGGTTTGTTCGGTATGTGGGTATTTGCTACCCCGGCCATTGCGCATCACATCTATGGATTACCACTTTCGGATTCCAGTAGTGAAGCCTACCAGGATGCCGGTGATTGGGTGGGAATCCTGTTTGGAGTTTATAATGCTGTGTCTGCAGTTTTTGCGTTTTTCTTACCGGTAATTGCCAAAAAAGTAGGCCGAAAAAACACACATATCATTTCATTGATTATTGGTGGGGCAGGTTTGCTCTCTATTTATATCATGCCTAATGAAAACTGGGTGATTTTAAGTATGGTGGGTGTTGGTATTGCCTGGGCAAGTATTCTTGCGATGCCTTATGCCATTTTAGCCGGAGCAATTCCGCCTCGAAAAATGGGGGTGTATATGGGAATCTTTAACTTCTTTATTGTAATTCCTCAAATCGTGAATGCTATTATTGGTGGCCCAATGGTAAAATATCTTTACGGTGGAGATCCTATTTATGCATTAATGATGAGTGGTGTAGCCTTTATGATTGCCGCAGTCCTTACCTTAAGAATAGACGACGTAGACGAAGAAGTTGCGAAGTGA
- the pfkA gene encoding 6-phosphofructokinase codes for MANTIRKICVLTSGGDAPGMNAAIRAVVRACSFYNVECVGIYRGYQGLMEGDFEELNARSVRNIINKGGTFLKSARSMEFKTIEGRKKAYEQLTKNNIDALVVIGGDGTFTGGVYFSQEFDLPIVGIPATIDNDISGTDFTLGYDTALNTVVDAIDKIRDTASSHNRLFFIEVMGRDAGDIALNSGIGAGAEEILIPEEEEGVERMLESLRKSKMSGKLSSIIVVAEGEKSGKNIFQLAEYVEEHLEGYDIRVSVLGHIQRGGRPSCFDRVLASKLGVGAVEALLDGDSKVMIGLSHQKVVRVPLTVAINGEAKYDKELRRVADITSV; via the coding sequence ATGGCAAATACAATAAGAAAAATTTGTGTCTTAACATCTGGGGGAGATGCACCCGGAATGAACGCCGCAATCCGAGCGGTCGTTAGAGCTTGTTCTTTTTATAATGTGGAGTGTGTAGGGATCTACAGAGGTTATCAGGGTTTAATGGAAGGAGACTTTGAAGAACTTAATGCCAGATCTGTACGAAACATTATCAATAAAGGGGGGACTTTCCTTAAATCTGCTCGCTCTATGGAGTTTAAGACCATAGAAGGAAGAAAAAAAGCTTATGAGCAATTAACAAAAAATAACATTGACGCTTTGGTGGTTATCGGCGGAGATGGTACTTTTACGGGTGGCGTTTATTTTAGTCAGGAGTTTGATCTTCCAATAGTTGGGATTCCGGCTACAATCGACAATGATATTAGCGGTACAGATTTTACATTGGGATATGATACTGCGTTAAATACAGTTGTGGATGCCATAGATAAAATTAGAGATACTGCCAGTTCTCATAATAGATTATTCTTTATTGAAGTTATGGGAAGAGATGCGGGAGACATTGCTCTTAATAGTGGAATAGGAGCAGGAGCCGAAGAGATTTTGATTCCGGAAGAAGAAGAAGGAGTAGAACGTATGTTGGAATCATTAAGAAAGAGTAAAATGTCCGGCAAGCTTTCCAGCATCATAGTAGTAGCCGAAGGAGAAAAAAGCGGGAAAAATATTTTTCAGCTTGCAGAATATGTAGAAGAGCATTTAGAAGGATACGATATTAGGGTATCTGTTTTGGGACATATTCAAAGAGGAGGGCGACCAAGTTGTTTTGATCGCGTTCTGGCAAGTAAATTAGGAGTAGGGGCTGTAGAAGCTCTACTGGACGGGGACTCTAAAGTAATGATTGGCTTAAGCCATCAAAAGGTAGTTCGCGTACCGCTTACCGTAGCCATTAATGGTGAGGCAAAATATGATAAAGAATTAAGAAGGGTGGCAGACATCACTTCAGTTTAA
- a CDS encoding glycoside hydrolase family 65 protein, with product MNQDYIKPDAWSIIEEGFDAKRVESSESLFSIGNGAMGQRANFEEQYSGDTFQGSYIAGVFYPDKTKVGWWKNGYPEYFAKVLNAPNWIGINVAINEEALDLNTCKEVKDFVRELNMKEGFHRRSFVAVMPNDLEVRVTATRFLSIVNDELGVINYEVEVLNADAVVKFTPYLDGGITNRDANWEERFWQTLEVNTENDQAFVVSKTLKTEYHVGTYMQSQISLDDEKLQVEGEVEKTEDQVSISYAVKVNRGERIALQKYAGYVTDMNHSKDSLVEAAKNVLDKATTSGFAKLLQEQKEAWAQIWEMADITIDGDVKAQQGIRFNIFQLNQTYLGKDERLNIGPKGFTGEKYGGSTYWDTEAYCIPFYMATKDQQVARNLLTYRYNHLEKAKENAQKLGFTNGAALYPMVTMNGEESHNEWEITFEEIHRNGAMVFAIYNYVRFTDDYSYVPEMGLEVMIAIARFWQQRANFSKDKNKYVILGVTGPNEYENNVNNNWYTNYLAKWCIEYCIENIEKIKANYAEDYARIMDKTNLESEEIAKWGEVAENMYFPYSEEFGVYLQQDGFLDKEIKPVSTLTKKQRPINQNWSWDRILRSCYIKQADVLQGFYFFEDHFSEENLKKHFDFYEPITVHESSLSPCVHSIQAAKLGRMEQAYTFYLRTSRLDLDDYNHEVKEGCHITSMAGTWMSIVEGFGGMRVVEGKLSFTPQLPEQWNSFSFKINFRNQILKINIGKNETTFSVDGNEPMTVLLNGEAIEVQNTIKS from the coding sequence ATGAATCAGGATTATATTAAACCAGATGCATGGTCCATTATAGAAGAAGGTTTTGATGCCAAGCGTGTAGAATCTTCTGAAAGTTTATTCAGTATTGGTAACGGCGCTATGGGGCAACGGGCCAATTTTGAAGAGCAATACTCTGGCGACACCTTTCAGGGGAGCTATATCGCCGGTGTTTTTTACCCCGATAAAACAAAAGTAGGTTGGTGGAAAAATGGATATCCGGAATATTTCGCTAAAGTATTAAATGCACCCAACTGGATAGGAATTAATGTCGCTATTAACGAAGAGGCCCTGGATCTAAATACCTGTAAAGAGGTAAAAGATTTTGTGCGTGAACTGAATATGAAAGAAGGCTTTCACCGAAGAAGCTTTGTAGCGGTGATGCCCAATGACCTTGAAGTAAGAGTTACAGCTACTCGTTTTTTATCTATTGTAAATGATGAATTAGGAGTCATAAATTATGAAGTTGAGGTATTAAATGCCGATGCAGTAGTAAAATTCACACCATATCTTGATGGAGGGATCACTAACCGCGATGCAAACTGGGAAGAGCGTTTTTGGCAGACTTTAGAAGTGAACACTGAAAACGATCAGGCTTTTGTGGTTTCTAAAACTTTAAAAACAGAATATCATGTAGGTACCTATATGCAATCTCAAATTAGCCTAGATGATGAAAAACTTCAGGTAGAAGGAGAAGTAGAGAAAACTGAAGATCAGGTAAGTATTTCGTATGCAGTAAAAGTGAATAGAGGAGAGAGAATTGCGCTTCAAAAATATGCCGGTTATGTAACGGATATGAACCATAGTAAGGATTCTTTAGTTGAAGCAGCAAAAAATGTGCTTGATAAAGCCACAACATCAGGTTTTGCGAAATTACTGCAGGAACAAAAAGAGGCCTGGGCGCAGATCTGGGAAATGGCCGATATTACCATCGATGGTGATGTGAAGGCACAACAGGGGATTCGTTTTAATATTTTTCAACTAAATCAAACCTATTTAGGAAAAGACGAGCGATTAAATATAGGTCCAAAAGGATTTACAGGCGAGAAATATGGTGGAAGTACCTATTGGGATACCGAGGCGTATTGTATTCCGTTTTACATGGCGACTAAAGATCAGCAGGTAGCTCGGAATTTACTGACTTATCGTTATAATCATTTAGAAAAGGCGAAAGAAAATGCGCAAAAATTAGGGTTTACTAATGGTGCGGCGCTTTACCCAATGGTAACGATGAATGGCGAGGAGAGCCATAACGAATGGGAAATCACGTTTGAAGAAATTCATCGAAACGGCGCGATGGTTTTTGCCATTTACAATTATGTTCGTTTTACTGATGATTATAGTTACGTGCCAGAAATGGGACTGGAAGTAATGATCGCGATCGCTAGATTCTGGCAACAAAGAGCAAACTTTAGTAAAGACAAGAATAAGTATGTAATTCTTGGAGTTACAGGACCAAACGAATATGAAAATAATGTGAATAATAACTGGTACACCAATTATTTAGCGAAATGGTGTATCGAATATTGCATAGAAAATATCGAGAAAATTAAGGCAAACTATGCTGAAGATTATGCTCGAATTATGGATAAAACCAATTTAGAATCTGAAGAAATAGCGAAATGGGGAGAGGTTGCTGAAAATATGTATTTTCCATATTCTGAAGAATTCGGGGTGTATCTACAGCAGGATGGTTTCCTGGATAAAGAGATCAAGCCGGTTAGTACCCTTACTAAAAAACAGCGCCCAATTAACCAAAATTGGAGTTGGGACCGTATTTTAAGAAGCTGCTATATAAAACAGGCTGATGTGCTTCAGGGGTTTTATTTCTTTGAAGATCATTTTTCCGAAGAAAACCTGAAAAAACATTTTGATTTCTACGAACCCATTACTGTACATGAATCATCTTTGTCTCCTTGCGTACATAGTATTCAGGCTGCGAAATTGGGTAGAATGGAACAGGCATATACCTTCTATTTAAGGACTTCGCGATTAGACTTGGATGATTATAATCATGAAGTGAAAGAAGGTTGTCACATTACAAGTATGGCGGGAACCTGGATGAGTATTGTAGAAGGTTTTGGTGGGATGCGCGTAGTAGAAGGGAAATTATCTTTTACGCCGCAATTACCGGAACAATGGAATAGTTTCAGTTTTAAAATCAATTTTAGAAATCAGATTTTAAAGATCAATATTGGTAAAAACGAAACTACCTTTTCTGTAGATGGAAACGAGCCAATGACCGTGTTATTAAACGGAGAAGCGATTGAGGTACAAAATACCATAAAAAGCTAA
- a CDS encoding glycoside hydrolase family 13 protein, translated as MKTKLYNLVLLLLLISGVAQAQIDKMEPPFWWSDMNLEELQIMFYGKNIGTYEVSSEDEVIINNIRKTENPNYVFVTINSSALPAGNYEFNFSKKGKRNITKTFELKQREEGSALREGFDASDAIYLIMPDRFANGNPDNDSSTEMQEKADRSKQGGRHGGDIQGVIDHLDYLKNLGITALWSTPLLADDDAGYSYHTYAQSDVYKIDPRYGSNEDYKRLANELHQKDMKLIMDYVTNHWGSEHWMIKDLPTYDWVHQFPGYENSNYRMTTQYDPHKSARDFKYCVDGWFTGTMPDLNQSNPLVLNYLIQNAIWWIEYSGLDGFRVDTYSYNDKEGIAKWTKAIMDEYPYFNIVGEVWMHDQAQISYWQKDSPIGAIQDYNSNLPSVMDFTLHDAMTSMFHEQDASWDRGMIKAYENFVNDFLYADTDNLMVFMGNHDTGRFNEIYDGDFKKYKMAMTMIATVRGTPQIYYGDEIGMRGDKGKGDGAIRQDFPGGWEGDEQSAFNAEDRTENQMKYFDLTSKLLNFRKENEVLQFGKMLQFLPENNVYVYFRYNDKNRVMVIINNNAEEQTLDLKKYAEGIQGSTSGKEIISGKDIQLNETLSIPAQDAMLIQLQ; from the coding sequence ATGAAAACTAAATTATATAATCTTGTGTTGCTCCTGTTATTAATTTCAGGAGTAGCGCAGGCACAAATCGATAAAATGGAGCCGCCTTTTTGGTGGAGCGATATGAATCTGGAAGAACTTCAGATCATGTTCTACGGAAAAAATATCGGCACGTACGAAGTTTCTTCAGAAGATGAGGTAATCATCAATAATATTCGAAAAACCGAGAATCCAAATTATGTATTTGTAACAATAAATTCTTCAGCACTTCCTGCGGGAAATTATGAGTTTAACTTCAGTAAAAAAGGTAAAAGAAATATCACCAAAACTTTCGAATTAAAGCAACGAGAAGAAGGTTCGGCGTTAAGAGAAGGTTTTGATGCGAGTGATGCGATTTATTTAATTATGCCCGATCGTTTTGCTAATGGAAATCCGGATAATGATTCTTCTACAGAAATGCAGGAAAAAGCCGATCGTTCTAAACAGGGCGGTCGTCACGGTGGTGATATTCAGGGGGTGATCGATCATTTAGATTATCTAAAAAATCTTGGGATTACAGCGCTTTGGAGCACACCTTTACTAGCCGATGATGATGCCGGTTATTCCTATCACACTTATGCGCAAAGCGATGTATATAAAATCGATCCACGTTACGGTAGTAACGAAGATTATAAGCGTCTGGCCAATGAGTTGCATCAAAAAGATATGAAGTTAATAATGGATTATGTGACCAATCACTGGGGTAGTGAGCATTGGATGATTAAAGATCTACCTACGTATGATTGGGTACATCAATTCCCGGGTTATGAGAATTCTAATTATAGAATGACTACGCAATATGATCCGCACAAATCAGCACGTGATTTTAAATACTGTGTTGACGGCTGGTTTACCGGTACGATGCCCGATTTAAATCAGAGTAATCCTTTAGTGTTAAACTATTTGATTCAGAATGCGATCTGGTGGATCGAATATTCTGGTTTAGACGGATTTCGTGTTGATACCTATTCTTATAATGATAAAGAAGGGATTGCGAAATGGACGAAAGCGATCATGGACGAATATCCATATTTTAATATCGTTGGGGAAGTTTGGATGCACGACCAGGCGCAAATTAGCTACTGGCAAAAAGATAGCCCCATAGGCGCAATTCAGGATTACAATTCTAATTTACCATCGGTGATGGATTTCACTTTACATGATGCGATGACATCGATGTTTCATGAGCAGGATGCCAGTTGGGATCGAGGAATGATTAAAGCCTATGAGAATTTTGTGAACGATTTCTTATATGCCGATACCGATAATTTGATGGTGTTTATGGGTAATCATGATACGGGTAGATTTAATGAGATTTACGATGGTGATTTTAAAAAATATAAAATGGCGATGACCATGATCGCTACGGTACGTGGTACGCCTCAAATCTATTACGGAGATGAAATAGGAATGCGAGGCGATAAAGGAAAAGGCGACGGCGCGATTAGACAGGATTTTCCAGGTGGTTGGGAAGGTGATGAACAATCTGCCTTTAATGCGGAAGACAGGACTGAAAACCAAATGAAATACTTTGATCTGACTTCAAAATTATTGAATTTCAGAAAAGAAAATGAAGTATTGCAGTTTGGTAAAATGCTTCAGTTTTTACCAGAAAATAATGTGTATGTATATTTTAGGTATAATGATAAAAACCGGGTAATGGTTATTATCAATAATAATGCTGAAGAACAGACTTTAGATTTAAAGAAATATGCTGAGGGAATTCAAGGTTCCACCTCTGGAAAAGAAATTATTTCAGGAAAAGACATTCAGCTAAATGAAACTTTGAGCATTCCTGCACAGGATGCCATGTTAATTCAACTTCAATAA